From a region of the Coffea arabica cultivar ET-39 chromosome 3e, Coffea Arabica ET-39 HiFi, whole genome shotgun sequence genome:
- the LOC140038877 gene encoding putative disease resistance protein At1g50180, producing the protein MASEAVSLALGTVKDLLAEEARFLSGVADQVKEVEVELIGMRRLLKDADKKQLNDSTVRDYVRKIRRLAYRTEDVLEKYAVEIESRRRGHGFRKAFRRFAGLVSEGTALHRVGSEIASIKAGINSLTKNLQTYGVIALSSTEDGQSSNARLDQNQQRLRQTYPHQVEEYFVGMEDDIRQLVSLITDERIRSHRVISVYGMGGLGKTTLARKIYKHIEVERAFKQFAWVSVTQQCNTMTVFRDLLKQLVPDERKESVEKMDERELVGELYKVQKETKSLVVLDDLWEIEDWKRLSVAFPFAEADSKILITTRNQKLAEVEFPYPLNLLNEDEGWELLQKRAFAKRNGADSESDPQLEAEGRAIVGKCGNLPLAISAIGGVLSQKTSLEEWKTVKNDVDSYIRMSGGGKEGYEPVLQVLALSYDELPYHLKPCFLYLGQFREDEDIEAEMLHRMWTAEGMVSADHRGKGETLTDVAERYLYEMASRSMLQVKFDEFSTSRKVKSCYLHDLMREFCLARGKEVEFLKLLDFRGGNDPLSDCSTEHDNSTPRCSIHVEGGKKHGPGDVDSMISRALEASGQLRSLTLSGGCGFPRVIFDSNKCKYLKVLKFEGYDFTGKGLPKGIKKLVNLRFLSVKDSMLDDLPSSIGQLQYLETLDMRVGNQIWVPDVLCKLKGLKHLYFFGLKKVGDGQLSFLGLSKLETLIGFNDDVGDLKHLSGLNNLRLLHATVHIGKEKNDLPQMLNYLNSNRHKLRKAQLAIFVSGEEVVLPFLDLLSCHCLHQLTIIGGRYEFQKVKPPLSPSNLSKLLLWQCSIEGDPMNFLGYLSNLRSLTLAYVDLGERNVMIIDENAFPKLVSLAIIRVGNLEKWVVAEGSMPNLSRLRIDRCEALEMIPDGLRFITTLRKLEIKMPEEFIVQRIYGIDGRGGPDRDKISRVPVINIESYGSML; encoded by the exons ATGGCTAGCGAAGCTGTCTCCCTTGCTTTGGGAACGGTGAAGGATTTGTTAGCTGAAGAAGCCAGATTCTTGAGCGGAGTGGCGGATCAAGTCAAGGAAGTTGAAGTAGAATTGATAGGGATGCGACGATTGTTGAAAGACGCCGACAAAAAGCAACTGAATGATTCGACTGTCCGTGATTATGTCAGGAAGATCAGGCGTCTTGCTTACAGAACTGAAGATGTCTTGGAGAAGTACGCCGTTGAAATCGAATCCAGGAGAAGGGGCCACGGCTTCCGCAAGGCTTTCAGAAGATTTGCGGGCCTAGTTTCTGAAGGAACGGCTCTTCACAGAGTTGGTTCAGAGATAGCTAGCATCAAAGCAGGAATCAACAGCCTCACCAAAAATCTGCAAACTTATGGTGTCATTGCATTGAGCAGTACTGAGGACGGTCAAAGTTCCAATGCGAGATTGGATCAGAATCAACAGCGGCTGAGACAAACCTATCCCCATCAAGTTGAGGAATATTTTGTTGGGATGGAAGATGATATAAGACAGCTTGTGTCCCTCATCACTGATGAGCGAATTAGATCACATCGAGTTATTTCAGTATATGGGATGGGCGGTCTCGGTAAGACCACTCTTGCCAGGAAGATCTACAAGCACATTGAAGTAGAACGTGCTTTCAAACAGTTTGCTTGGGTTTCGGTTACCCAACAGTGCAATACGATGACTGTCTTTCGAGACCTTCTGAAGCAGCTTGTCCCGGACGAGAGGAAGGAAAGTGTTGAGAAGATGGATGAGAGGGAATTGGTAGGAGAGCTTTATAAAGTGCAGAAAGAGACAAAAAGCTTAGTTGTTCTTGATGACCTGTGGGAAATTGAGGACTGGAAGCGTCTCAGTGTAGCATTTCCATTTGCAGAGGCGGATAGCAAAATTTTGATTACAACTCGGAACCAGAAACTCGCAGAAGTTGAATTCCCCTATCCACTCAACCTTTTGAACGAGGATGAAGGCTGGGAGTTGCTTCAAAAGAGAGCTTTTGCCAAAAGAAATGGCGCAG ATTCTGAAAGTGATCCACAGTTGGAAGCAGAAGGGAGGGCAATTGTTGGCAAGTGTGGAAACCTACCCTTAGCAATCTCTGCAATTGGAGGAGTTCTGAGTCAAAAGACTTCACTCGAGGAGTGGAAGACAGTGAAGAATGATGTGGATTCGTATATAAGGATGAGTGGAGGTGGCAAAGAAGGGTATGAACCCGTGTTGCAGGTGTTGGCTCTGAGTTATGACGAGCTACCCTACCACTTGAAGCCATGTTTTCTTTACCTGGGGCAATTTCGTGAGGATGAGGACATAGAAGCAGAGATGTTGCATCGAATGTGGACAGCAGAAGGGATGGTCTCAGCAGATCATCGCGGAAAAGGAGAAACTCTGACAGATGTAGCTGAAAGGTACTTGTATGAGATGGCGAGTAGGTCAATGCTTCAGGTGAAGTTCGATGAGTTCTCGACATCCAGAAAGGTTAAGTCATGCTACCTTCATGATCTGATGAGGGAATTCTGCCTGGCCCGTGGAAAAGAAGTTGAATTTCTCAAGTTGCTTGATTTTCGAGGAGGAAATGATCCCTTATCGGATTGTTCTACTGAGCACGACAACAGTACTCCTAGATGCTCCATTCACGTGGAAGGTGGTAAAAAGCATGGTCCGGGTGATGTTGACTCTATGATAAGTAGGGCACTGGAAGCCAGTGGACAGCTGCGTTCTTTAACATTAAGTGGTGGCTGTGGATTTCCTCGAGTAATATTTGATTCAAACAAGTGCAAATATCTAAAGGTTCTCAAATTCGAGGGTTATGATTTCACGGGCAAAGGTTTGCCTAAAGGAATAAAGAAGCTGGTCAATTTGAGGTTCCTCAGTGTAAAGGACAGTATGTTGGATGATCTTCCATCATCCATAGGTCAATTACAGTACCTGGAGACACTTGATATGCGAGTCGGTAATCAGATTTGGGTGCCTGATGTCTTGTGCAAATTGAAAGGATTGAAGCATCTGTATTTTTTTGGGCTTAAAAAAGTCGGAGATGGACAACTAAGTTTTCTTGGCTTAAGTAAGCTGGAGACTTTAATTGGCTTTAACGATGATGTCGGAGACTTGAAACATTTGTCAGGGTTGAATAATCTAAGGTTGCTCCATGCAACTGTGCATATCGGTAAAGAGAAGAACGATCTCCCTCAGATGCTCAATTACTTGAATTCCAACCGACACAAGCTACGGAAGGCTCAATTGGCGATTTTTGTATCTGGTGAAGAAGTAGTGCTTCCTTTTCTAGATCTTTTGTCCTGCCACTGTCTCCACCAATTGACCATAATCGGGGGAAGGTATGAGTTTCAAAAAGTTAAACCACCCCTTTCCCCCTCGAACCTCAGTAAGTTACTTTTGTGGCAGTGTTCAATTGAAGGAGATCCAATGAATTTCTTGGGATATCTTTCCAACTTGAGGAGCCTGACTTTGGCGTATGTGGACTTGGGGGAGAGAAATGTGATGATTATTGATGAAAATGCTTTTCCAAAACTCGTATCTCTGGCGATCATTCGTGTAGGAAACTTAGAAAAGTGGGTGGTGGCTGAAGGATCCATGCCTAACCTATCTCGTCTTAGAATCGACAGATGTGAAGCACTGGAGATGATTCCTGATGGGCTGAGGTTTATTACAACACTCAGAAAGTTGGAAATTAAAATGCCTGAAGAATTCATCGTCCAAAGAATTTATGGGATCGATGGGCGTGGAGGACCGGATCGTGACAAAATCAGTCGCGTCCCCGTCATTAACATTGAATCTTATGGAAGCATGTTATAG